ACTGGAACCGCGCGAATTGTGTAATTGCCATCAAGGTCGGAGACCGCACCAAGCTTGGTTCCTTCGACCGCGACCGAAACACCCACGAGCGCTTCACCGGTTATGGCATCAGTCAACTGGCCGACAATTTTGCCGGTTTTGGCCGAAGCCTGTTGAGCGCAGATGTTCGCAGCGCAGAGAATGAGAAGAGAAGTAAGAAGACAAAGAAGTTTGGGCATCCTGCCTAACCCCTTTCTTGTCTCTGTCCTCATGTGACTTGTTTTAAACCTTTCCATACACCTCCAAATCCTGTTCAGGGACTTTCTGCCCACTTTGGGCTATTACTTTTGTCCAACGAGGCAAAGTTTAGCCGAGCCATGTTAAGTGAGTATTAAAGTTGCCTTAGGATTGGGTGTTTTAAAGGTATGAGAGTAAATTTGACTGCATAAGACTTAAGCATCAGCTTCTGAAAGTTGATAAAGCTCAGTGCTATCTAACCAACTTTTAAGCGCTGACTCATCCAACGCTAACACAACGCATACAGATTTATGCAGGAAAAAGAGGAACAACAAATTGCATTGATTGCATAGAGGCAGACTGGCATTACCATGAGCAAAGAGCACATTCTCCTTATTGAAGACGAGCCTGACATTCAGGAACTCATCCGAGTAAACTTAGTCAGACAAGGTTTTCGTCTGAGCATATACAAATCCGGCGAAGAGGGGATTCCCGCCATCAAAGCACAACAGCCCAAATTGATTCTTCTTGATCTCATGCTTCCGGGAATAGACGGTCTCGAAGTCTGCCGCATACTCAAAAACGGCACAGTCACGAATCAGATTCCGATCATCATGGTGACTGCCAAAGGAGAGGACGTCGATATGGTGACCGGACTTGAGTTAGGCGCCGACGACTATCTCACCAAGCCCTTTAGTCCACGGGTTCTTATTGCCAAAATCCGCGCATTGCTGCGTCGACGCAACTCAGAGCAGCTCAGCGATGAGCCGTCGGTCACTGCCCACGAGCTGGAGATCCACCCGGGTCGTTTTGAAGTTATCGCGGATGGCCGACATTTTGATTTATCTCTGACTGAATTTCGATTGCTGCATTTTTTGGCGAAGAACCCCGGCTGGGTGTATAGCAGGTATCAGATCGTTTCAGGCGTGCGAGGGGATGATATTGTTGTCACTGATCGATCGGTTGATGTCCATGTTGTGGGACTGCGCAAGAAGCTCGGTAAATATGGCGACTATATCGAAACAGTGCGCGGTGTCGGCTACCGCTTTCGGAGATAGGGGTAGGTGACGGCAATATCAAGCGCCAATAATAAGGCTCTTGTTAGTCCGCCAAACCAATTTTCTTAAGAAACACGGGCCAGCGGGGGTCGGAGTGCAGATTCCGCAGAAAGGGGTGGACTTTTGCTTGTGGAAGGCCCGCGCTCCCCAGTGCAACTGAGCTCTCCAGACATTCGAATGATTTATCATATTCTTCACGATATGCATAGACCATGGCCAATGAAAACCTCCAACGTTCTCCGTTTGCATGCAGATCCGCAAGGGCGCGATCTGACTTCTGTTGCTCGCCCATCGCGTGGTAAACCATAGCCAGACCGCAATTCCGGAATCCCGCCGACTTTTCCTTCTTCATTTCCGACAGCGCTTCATCAAATTTCTCCTGCAAAAGCGCTACCATACCCAGGAATAGGTGAGCTGGCGTTATGTCTGGGCTCAATTCAAGAGCTTGACTTAGCGCGTCACGTGCCTCGTCCAAACGATCTGCGTATGCCAAAATCCTTCCACGATCATAACGCGCTGCGGGATTCAGCGGATCCAGTTCTATCGCCAGTTTCGACAGTCGAAGAGCTTCG
This region of Candidatus Zixiibacteriota bacterium genomic DNA includes:
- a CDS encoding response regulator codes for the protein MSKEHILLIEDEPDIQELIRVNLVRQGFRLSIYKSGEEGIPAIKAQQPKLILLDLMLPGIDGLEVCRILKNGTVTNQIPIIMVTAKGEDVDMVTGLELGADDYLTKPFSPRVLIAKIRALLRRRNSEQLSDEPSVTAHELEIHPGRFEVIADGRHFDLSLTEFRLLHFLAKNPGWVYSRYQIVSGVRGDDIVVTDRSVDVHVVGLRKKLGKYGDYIETVRGVGYRFRR